A part of Paenibacillus sp. 481 genomic DNA contains:
- a CDS encoding Dps family protein, translating to MTQNQQQTQTNLLQAINQQVANLNVLYVKLHNYHWFVKGGQFFELHEKFEEYYTEVTANMDEVAERLLMIGGKPYASLKQYLEHASINEANGAENADQMVQQLVADFEQLIKEFKAIMELAEEAEDEATGDLFLGLKSGLEKHVWMLKSYIG from the coding sequence ATGACACAAAACCAACAACAAACACAAACTAATCTTCTTCAAGCGATTAATCAGCAAGTAGCTAACTTGAACGTTCTATATGTTAAATTGCATAACTACCACTGGTTTGTAAAAGGCGGACAATTTTTCGAGCTACATGAGAAATTCGAAGAGTACTACACAGAAGTTACGGCTAATATGGATGAGGTTGCTGAACGCTTGCTTATGATCGGTGGCAAACCTTACGCGTCACTGAAACAATATTTGGAGCATGCTTCTATTAATGAAGCAAACGGAGCTGAAAACGCGGATCAAATGGTGCAACAATTGGTGGCAGACTTTGAGCAATTGATTAAAGAATTCAAGGCAATCATGGAATTGGCGGAAGAAGCAGAAGACGAAGCAACAGGTGATTTGTTCTTGGGGCTGAAGTCTGGTCTTGAGAAGCATGTATGGATGTTGAAGTCCTATATCGGCTAA
- a CDS encoding putative bifunctional diguanylate cyclase/phosphodiesterase, whose translation MKYNGDLYSAIYDKVAYGILASFIAVCLWSFVVAQEQWRWIVFSAAMLVVAGMLWNEWRVRKLRNLYVGSITSDGSTVEVLGMCGRMHEHLPIPALFVCQDGQIMGMNAAFREATSYKYDDVQTLAQIIDERHVNEMLVALEKARQGQDVQINIVGLHKQGYRMDWAAAITFMPSGTITDSSPTDSLLYAVFLQDTKLNRHLSERISYMSYYDDMTGLPNRRMFMQGLSGALKMTAYSPFCMAIVMMDLDRFKRINDTFGTDCGDMLLLQTAERLLRSLTENDMLARLEGDEFACYLTNVQSEQEVAERVRRLLTAMEEPFLLNDIPVHVTMSIGITMVEEALHMSDAGTLAKQADIALSRIKSQGKNGFLFYTPDMSDQSLERLTLENDMRIALVRGEFELYYQPQVDMSKQQIVGVEALVRWNHPVRGIISPGLFIPLAEENGFIVALGEWVLEEACRQNKLWQNAGLPPIPVSVNLSVRQFEMKNLAETVEQVLSKTGLEPRYLDLEITESMTLDGIRASHMLTKLNEMGVGISIDDFGTGYSSLHYLKSFPISRLKIDRSFVRDLQQDPNDAAIVSAIIALGHNMKMQVIAEGVETKEQLQFLQDHSCNEIQGYFFSPPLPSLKFESMMRERCA comes from the coding sequence GTGAAATACAATGGGGATCTTTATTCTGCAATCTACGATAAGGTTGCATACGGAATACTGGCGAGCTTTATAGCGGTGTGCCTATGGTCCTTTGTAGTTGCACAGGAACAGTGGCGTTGGATCGTGTTCAGTGCTGCTATGCTCGTTGTTGCGGGCATGTTATGGAATGAGTGGCGAGTTCGGAAGCTGCGGAATTTATATGTGGGCTCAATTACGTCGGACGGATCAACGGTTGAAGTACTGGGGATGTGTGGTCGTATGCATGAACACTTGCCCATTCCTGCTCTTTTTGTGTGTCAAGATGGGCAAATTATGGGGATGAATGCAGCTTTTCGTGAAGCGACGAGCTATAAATACGACGACGTGCAAACGTTAGCTCAAATTATCGATGAGCGGCATGTGAATGAGATGTTAGTGGCGCTCGAGAAAGCTAGGCAAGGGCAGGACGTGCAAATTAACATTGTCGGACTGCACAAGCAAGGCTATCGTATGGATTGGGCGGCTGCCATTACGTTTATGCCAAGCGGTACGATAACCGACTCGTCTCCGACAGATTCTCTTTTGTACGCTGTATTTTTGCAGGACACGAAACTGAATCGACATTTATCGGAACGAATCAGCTATATGTCCTACTACGATGATATGACGGGCTTGCCTAATCGACGAATGTTTATGCAAGGTTTGTCGGGTGCGTTAAAAATGACGGCATACTCTCCGTTTTGCATGGCTATCGTCATGATGGATCTGGATCGGTTTAAACGGATCAACGATACGTTTGGTACGGATTGCGGGGATATGCTGTTGTTGCAAACAGCTGAGCGGCTACTGCGCTCGTTAACGGAGAACGATATGCTGGCACGCTTAGAAGGGGATGAGTTTGCCTGTTATTTAACGAATGTGCAGTCCGAGCAAGAAGTGGCGGAGCGCGTGCGACGATTGCTTACTGCGATGGAGGAGCCCTTCCTGCTTAATGATATTCCGGTGCATGTAACGATGAGCATCGGGATTACAATGGTGGAAGAAGCTCTGCATATGTCTGACGCAGGCACCTTAGCGAAACAGGCGGATATTGCTTTGTCACGTATAAAGAGCCAAGGGAAAAACGGATTTTTGTTCTATACGCCAGATATGAGCGATCAGTCGCTAGAGCGGTTAACGCTAGAAAACGATATGCGGATTGCGTTAGTAAGAGGCGAGTTCGAGTTGTACTATCAGCCGCAAGTTGATATGAGCAAACAACAAATAGTTGGTGTGGAAGCGCTTGTCCGCTGGAATCATCCTGTACGTGGTATTATTTCACCAGGATTGTTTATCCCGTTGGCTGAGGAAAACGGTTTTATCGTAGCGTTAGGAGAATGGGTGCTGGAAGAAGCGTGTCGGCAAAATAAGCTCTGGCAAAATGCAGGTTTGCCGCCTATTCCTGTGTCTGTGAATTTATCTGTACGCCAATTCGAAATGAAAAATTTAGCGGAAACCGTAGAACAAGTACTGTCTAAGACAGGATTGGAGCCGCGCTATTTGGACTTGGAAATTACGGAAAGTATGACGCTGGATGGTATCCGAGCGTCCCATATGCTAACCAAATTAAACGAAATGGGTGTAGGTATCAGTATCGACGATTTTGGTACAGGGTACAGTTCACTCCATTATTTGAAAAGTTTTCCGATTAGTCGGTTGAAAATTGATCGCTCATTTGTGCGTGATTTACAGCAAGATCCTAACGATGCTGCTATTGTGTCGGCCATTATTGCGTTAGGACACAATATGAAGATGCAAGTGATCGCTGAAGGGGTAGAAACGAAAGAACAACTGCAATTTTTGCAGGATCATTCGTGTAATGAAATTCAAGGCTACTTTTTCAGTCCACCGCTGCCAAGCTTAAAGTTTGAATCGATGATGCGTGAAAGATGTGCATGA
- the sufD gene encoding Fe-S cluster assembly protein SufD gives MTTQTVLPVDRETVAALSTSKSEPAWLAELRLQALEKAATLENPFLEKTKLDRWNLKHYGAHAEAQEVAAFADLPEAARVLFADDAAQEADNVVVQYNSSAVYRRLNAELAAQGVIFTDLETAAREHEALVKPYLMQAIKADDNRLAALHAALWNGGVFLYVPKNVVVDVPLQALFYMDNADATFAPHVLIVAEANSRVNYVDNYVSGELDKEFVHNGIVEVFVKPGAKVTYASIHHLSEKTTDLTFRRAVVENDGRIEWIIGEMHNGNAASETTSILQGNGSTSDAKVICVGNGDQKLNITTKAVHFGKNSDSQMITRAVMRENASSIINGITKIEKGATKANGEQTERVLMLSPKARGDANPILLIDEDDVTAGHAASAGQVNREQVFYMMSRGITRPDAENLIIRGFLAPVVAELPNEHLQQLLRRYIERKLGQ, from the coding sequence ATGACTACACAAACTGTATTGCCGGTGGACCGTGAAACGGTCGCAGCCCTTTCCACCAGCAAGAGTGAGCCTGCTTGGTTGGCAGAGCTGCGCTTGCAGGCTTTGGAGAAAGCCGCAACACTGGAGAACCCTTTCTTAGAAAAAACGAAACTTGACCGTTGGAACTTGAAGCATTACGGTGCGCACGCTGAAGCTCAAGAAGTGGCGGCTTTTGCCGATCTTCCTGAAGCAGCACGTGTCTTATTTGCAGATGATGCAGCTCAAGAAGCGGACAATGTTGTCGTACAATATAATTCTAGTGCCGTATATCGTCGTTTGAACGCAGAATTGGCTGCGCAAGGCGTTATTTTTACGGATCTGGAAACAGCAGCACGTGAGCATGAAGCTTTGGTGAAACCTTACTTGATGCAAGCGATCAAAGCGGATGATAACCGCTTAGCGGCATTGCACGCAGCACTTTGGAACGGTGGCGTATTCTTGTACGTGCCGAAAAATGTTGTCGTGGATGTACCCTTGCAGGCATTGTTCTACATGGATAACGCCGATGCAACATTTGCACCGCACGTGCTTATCGTGGCGGAAGCGAATAGCCGTGTAAACTATGTAGACAACTATGTATCTGGTGAATTGGATAAAGAATTCGTTCACAACGGTATTGTTGAAGTATTTGTTAAGCCAGGTGCTAAAGTAACGTATGCATCCATTCATCACCTTAGTGAGAAGACAACAGACTTGACATTCCGTCGCGCTGTTGTAGAGAACGATGGTCGTATTGAGTGGATTATTGGTGAAATGCACAACGGTAACGCTGCATCCGAAACGACGTCCATCTTGCAAGGCAATGGCTCGACTTCCGATGCAAAAGTCATTTGCGTGGGTAATGGAGATCAGAAGCTGAACATTACGACTAAAGCTGTTCACTTCGGTAAAAATTCCGACAGCCAAATGATTACTCGTGCTGTTATGCGCGAAAATGCTTCGTCTATCATTAATGGTATTACGAAGATCGAAAAAGGTGCTACTAAAGCGAACGGTGAGCAAACAGAGCGCGTTCTTATGCTTAGCCCTAAAGCACGTGGCGACGCGAACCCGATCTTGCTTATCGATGAAGACGATGTAACAGCAGGTCACGCAGCATCTGCGGGCCAAGTTAACCGAGAGCAAGTATTCTATATGATGTCGCGCGGTATTACACGCCCAGACGCTGAGAACTTGATTATTCGTGGATTCTTGGCGCCAGTCGTAGCAGAACTGCCTAATGAGCACTTGCAGCAGTTGTTGCGTCGTTACATCGAAAGGAAGCTGGGACAATGA
- a CDS encoding DUF423 domain-containing protein — protein sequence MLRKYIVIGSLNALLSVALGAFGAHILQKILTPERLATFETAVQYHMSHALGILLIALLADKLVDQRKALWAARLLWIGIIVFSGSLYLLCFTGVTKLGAITPIGGVAFIAGWLMLALSVSAHKR from the coding sequence ATGTTACGAAAATACATTGTTATTGGCAGTCTAAATGCTTTACTGTCTGTTGCTTTGGGCGCATTCGGAGCCCATATATTACAAAAAATTCTAACCCCAGAACGGTTAGCTACGTTCGAAACAGCTGTACAGTACCATATGTCGCATGCGCTTGGAATTTTGCTTATTGCGCTCTTGGCTGACAAGTTGGTTGACCAGCGCAAGGCGCTGTGGGCAGCAAGGCTGCTATGGATAGGTATTATTGTGTTTTCCGGAAGTCTGTATTTGCTCTGCTTTACAGGTGTAACCAAGTTAGGTGCGATTACGCCGATAGGCGGGGTGGCATTTATTGCTGGTTGGCTTATGCTTGCATTGTCTGTAAGCGCACATAAGCGATAG
- the mtnA gene encoding S-methyl-5-thioribose-1-phosphate isomerase has protein sequence MAVHDAATDAQTLDQQGPLVSVRWLEDGALALLDQRLLPESIVFMRLESSEQVWHAIRDMAVRGAPAIGIAAAYGLVLGVQHDQPATAAAWLAAVEQHATYLATSRPTAVNLFWALDRMRAKAAHIAAGTATAESEGASAGAELAVVQQFNGQLLAEAQLIQAEDEEVCRSIGEHALTLFHDDMGVLTHCNAGGLATARYGTALAPMYLAQERGMTLRVFADETRPVLQGARLTAFELMQAGIDVTLICDNMAAMVMQKGWVQAVIVGTDRVAANGDVANKIGTYGLAILAKAHGIPFYVACPTSTIDLDTPSGDQIPIEERSDSEVTESFGKRSAPQGVKVFNPAFDVTPNEYVSAIITEHGVLRAPYDVSLQQVMKR, from the coding sequence ATGGCCGTACATGACGCAGCGACAGATGCGCAGACGCTTGACCAACAAGGGCCCCTTGTATCTGTACGCTGGTTGGAGGATGGAGCCTTAGCACTGCTCGATCAACGGTTGCTCCCTGAGTCTATTGTATTTATGCGGCTCGAAAGTTCCGAGCAAGTATGGCACGCCATCCGTGATATGGCGGTACGTGGCGCGCCTGCCATTGGCATTGCGGCTGCATACGGCCTTGTGCTCGGCGTACAACATGATCAGCCAGCAACTGCCGCTGCATGGCTCGCAGCGGTCGAGCAGCATGCGACTTATTTGGCCACGTCGCGGCCGACAGCGGTCAATCTGTTCTGGGCGCTGGATCGGATGCGCGCGAAGGCTGCACACATCGCTGCAGGCACAGCTACCGCTGAAAGTGAAGGTGCAAGTGCAGGTGCAGAACTAGCCGTTGTACAGCAGTTCAATGGACAATTGCTAGCGGAAGCACAGCTAATTCAAGCAGAAGATGAGGAAGTGTGCCGCTCGATTGGCGAACATGCCCTCACGTTGTTCCACGATGACATGGGAGTTCTCACCCATTGCAACGCAGGTGGCCTAGCAACCGCGCGTTATGGAACGGCGCTAGCGCCAATGTACTTGGCGCAAGAGCGTGGCATGACACTGCGTGTGTTTGCAGATGAGACACGCCCTGTACTGCAAGGTGCACGGCTAACAGCGTTCGAGCTTATGCAAGCTGGAATCGATGTAACGCTTATTTGTGACAATATGGCTGCAATGGTCATGCAAAAGGGCTGGGTACAGGCCGTTATCGTTGGAACCGATCGCGTTGCGGCAAACGGCGACGTAGCCAACAAAATCGGCACGTACGGCCTAGCTATTTTAGCTAAAGCACACGGTATTCCATTTTATGTGGCTTGTCCAACGTCCACGATCGATCTCGACACACCTTCAGGTGATCAGATCCCGATTGAGGAAAGAAGCGACAGCGAAGTCACTGAGTCATTCGGGAAGCGAAGTGCACCGCAAGGCGTAAAAGTATTTAACCCTGCTTTCGATGTGACACCGAACGAGTACGTTAGTGCCATTATTACAGAGCACGGGGTGCTGCGTGCGCCGTACGATGTTTCTTTGCAGCAAGTGATGAAGCGCTAA
- a CDS encoding ATP-binding protein, translating into MRLQTKLMLLICTLVTIVIMGLSFTLQRMWTSSLKDQKGLEALHLAKTVASIPEIRRAFSYPNPTAAILPIVEEIRQHAGAEFITVGNRAGIRYAHPVPSRIGQPMIGGDNEPVFEGKSIVSEAVGSLGLSLRGKTPIFDDQDNVIGVVSVGFLLTDIKEEIMLYQKYILVWATLALLLGGLGAVLIARNVKRAIHGLEPAQIGMLYKEKEAVLESIREGIIAVNRQGVITTVNHTAVHMLGLNRTEDVVGKPISAVNPHTKLMEVIESGKAQYDKEAIIRDQVIVANRLPIMNHQQQVVGAVSSFRSKSEMYLLTQQLSQLRTYADGLRAQTHEYSNKLYLIAGLIQLESYQEAIDIITSESNLHHNLLQFIMHEIPDPVIGGLLIGKFNRANELNVSLHIHPDSSFRDVPVTLERNQMVTIVGNLIDNAMEAVQAAGDTKDVQIFLTDLGTDLIIEIEDTGTGIAEQYSNDIFSIGFSTKAGQHRGFGLALVKQAVNDLHGMITYQPREGGQGTVFTVIIPKVNPLSDHHATAEGCL; encoded by the coding sequence ATGCGGCTGCAAACGAAGCTTATGCTGCTCATCTGCACTTTAGTCACAATCGTAATCATGGGCCTGTCGTTTACGTTGCAGCGAATGTGGACTTCTTCACTTAAAGATCAGAAAGGATTGGAAGCGCTTCACCTTGCGAAAACGGTAGCCTCCATCCCTGAAATACGCCGTGCTTTCTCGTATCCTAATCCAACAGCAGCCATCTTGCCGATTGTGGAAGAAATTCGTCAGCATGCAGGAGCTGAATTTATTACTGTTGGTAATCGTGCCGGAATACGATATGCGCACCCGGTGCCAAGCCGCATTGGGCAGCCTATGATCGGCGGAGATAACGAGCCTGTATTTGAAGGGAAATCGATCGTTTCTGAAGCTGTGGGGAGCTTAGGCTTATCTTTGCGGGGCAAGACGCCTATTTTTGACGATCAGGATAACGTCATTGGGGTCGTCTCCGTCGGGTTTCTATTAACAGATATTAAAGAAGAAATTATGTTATACCAAAAATACATACTAGTTTGGGCAACATTAGCCTTATTGTTAGGCGGGCTAGGTGCCGTCCTTATTGCACGTAATGTTAAGCGAGCGATCCATGGTCTAGAGCCTGCTCAAATTGGGATGCTCTATAAAGAGAAGGAAGCCGTATTGGAATCTATTCGCGAAGGCATTATCGCGGTTAATCGTCAGGGTGTCATTACGACTGTTAATCATACTGCGGTACATATGCTTGGTCTGAATCGTACGGAAGACGTTGTAGGGAAGCCGATCTCGGCGGTTAATCCGCATACGAAGCTAATGGAAGTGATTGAATCCGGAAAGGCTCAATATGATAAAGAAGCGATAATTAGGGATCAAGTGATCGTCGCTAATCGACTACCGATTATGAATCATCAGCAGCAGGTTGTTGGTGCTGTGTCTAGCTTTCGTAGCAAGTCGGAAATGTACTTGTTAACCCAGCAGCTCTCGCAGTTGCGCACCTATGCAGACGGCTTAAGGGCTCAGACGCACGAATATTCGAATAAGCTGTATCTGATCGCGGGCTTAATTCAGTTGGAATCGTATCAAGAAGCGATTGACATCATTACGAGCGAATCGAATCTTCATCACAATTTGCTTCAATTTATTATGCATGAAATTCCAGATCCGGTAATTGGGGGCTTGCTGATTGGTAAATTTAATCGTGCTAATGAATTGAATGTGAGTCTGCACATTCATCCGGACAGCAGCTTCAGAGATGTGCCTGTGACGCTGGAGCGCAACCAGATGGTGACGATAGTTGGAAATTTGATTGATAATGCGATGGAGGCCGTGCAGGCCGCAGGGGATACGAAAGATGTACAAATCTTTTTAACCGATCTGGGGACAGATTTAATTATCGAAATTGAAGATACAGGTACAGGCATTGCCGAGCAGTACAGCAACGATATTTTTAGCATAGGTTTTTCGACAAAAGCAGGTCAGCATCGCGGGTTCGGACTTGCGCTTGTGAAGCAGGCTGTTAATGACTTGCATGGGATGATTACTTATCAACCGCGCGAGGGAGGGCAAGGAACTGTATTTACGGTCATTATTCCGAAAGTTAATCCATTGTCCGATCATCACGCAACAGCGGAGGGATGTTTATGA
- the mtnK gene encoding S-methyl-5-thioribose kinase: MIKSTSYRPLSLEDAIQIARSINVFAADANLQCEEIGDGNLNLVFRVYESGSEQATSDQSPQRIIVKQALPYAKVVGESWPLTLDRARIESEALLFQASLVPQLVPKVFKIDNELALTVMEDLSDHVIMRKGLIEGKQYPLFAEHIAEFMARTLFFSSDLGMNQQEKKRRVEQFTNPELCKITEDLIFDDPYTDSPNNNCDAAIRDELTKLWDDKVLHLEVALLREKFLTQTQALLHGDLHTGSIFITETSTKVIDPEFAYYGPMGFDIGAVIANLLLNAAGQQYWCGDEQTRQDYRRYLLNTVRDIWNRFEAKFRVLWDEHLVDRLAATDGYQDMYIDRLLQDVIGYAGCKMIRRIVGLAHVADIDSIPDPQVKERAQRIALTIGKKLVKINRRVHSIDEVIATCEYGFKGVHV, encoded by the coding sequence ATGATCAAATCCACATCATATCGTCCGTTGTCCTTAGAAGATGCGATTCAAATTGCGAGAAGCATCAACGTTTTTGCTGCTGATGCTAACTTGCAGTGCGAAGAAATCGGCGACGGAAATTTGAACTTAGTGTTTCGTGTTTATGAGTCCGGTAGTGAACAAGCAACATCCGACCAATCGCCTCAACGTATTATTGTCAAGCAAGCGCTCCCTTATGCAAAAGTTGTTGGGGAGTCGTGGCCGTTGACGTTGGATCGCGCACGCATTGAAAGTGAAGCGCTATTATTTCAAGCTTCGCTTGTTCCACAACTTGTACCCAAGGTATTCAAAATTGATAACGAACTCGCGCTTACCGTTATGGAGGATTTGAGCGATCACGTTATTATGCGAAAAGGGTTAATCGAAGGGAAGCAATATCCGCTATTTGCAGAGCATATTGCTGAATTTATGGCACGAACCCTCTTTTTCTCTTCTGATCTCGGTATGAATCAGCAGGAGAAAAAGCGTCGTGTGGAGCAGTTTACGAATCCGGAGTTGTGCAAAATTACGGAGGACCTTATTTTTGACGACCCGTATACGGATTCCCCGAATAACAATTGCGATGCAGCTATACGTGATGAGCTGACCAAGCTGTGGGACGATAAAGTTCTACATTTAGAAGTAGCTTTGCTGCGTGAGAAGTTCTTGACTCAGACGCAGGCGCTGCTTCACGGCGATCTGCATACAGGCAGCATCTTTATAACGGAAACATCGACTAAAGTGATCGATCCTGAATTTGCTTATTATGGCCCGATGGGATTTGATATCGGTGCGGTGATTGCCAATTTGCTGCTTAACGCAGCAGGACAACAGTATTGGTGCGGTGACGAGCAAACAAGGCAAGATTATCGCCGCTATTTATTAAATACGGTGCGAGATATATGGAATCGTTTTGAAGCGAAATTCCGTGTGCTATGGGATGAGCATCTTGTTGACCGACTCGCAGCTACTGACGGCTATCAAGATATGTATATAGACCGACTGTTGCAGGATGTAATCGGTTATGCAGGTTGTAAAATGATTCGACGGATTGTCGGGCTGGCTCATGTCGCTGACATTGATTCCATTCCAGATCCGCAAGTTAAAGAGCGTGCGCAGCGTATTGCGCTAACGATCGGTAAGAAGTTGGTGAAGATTAACCGTCGGGTTCATTCGATCGACGAAGTAATCGCCACGTGTGAATATGGTTTTAAAGGAGTGCATGTGTAA
- a CDS encoding response regulator, with translation MIRVLIIEDDVRIAEINRRFVEKASGYTVVGIATDEQQAKEHLDILTPDLVLLDVFFPDMSGLELLRYMKQHAPQSDVIMITAAKDMQSVRAAIQGGVFDFIIKPVVYERLLETLEKYKQFHQEVTRLSHSNVSVSQQQIDMLIHGRLDVKAKELYPKGIDKLTLDKIITFITQTEEGMSAEDLGSRLGISRSTARRYLEYLVSQGKVCADVYYGTVGRPERVYRSMQI, from the coding sequence ATGATCCGAGTGCTCATCATTGAAGACGATGTGCGAATTGCAGAAATAAATCGCCGCTTTGTTGAAAAAGCGAGCGGCTATACGGTCGTAGGTATTGCGACGGATGAGCAGCAGGCTAAGGAGCATTTAGACATATTGACGCCTGATTTAGTGTTGCTTGACGTCTTTTTTCCAGATATGAGCGGGCTGGAATTACTTCGTTATATGAAACAGCATGCGCCGCAATCAGATGTGATTATGATTACAGCCGCTAAGGATATGCAGTCTGTTCGTGCGGCGATTCAAGGCGGTGTATTCGACTTTATTATTAAACCTGTTGTCTATGAGCGACTGTTGGAAACGTTAGAAAAGTATAAACAATTCCATCAAGAAGTAACACGTTTGTCCCATAGTAATGTATCTGTCAGTCAGCAGCAAATTGATATGCTTATTCACGGGCGATTAGATGTAAAGGCAAAGGAGTTATATCCGAAAGGTATTGATAAGCTGACCCTAGATAAAATTATTACATTTATTACGCAGACAGAAGAAGGTATGTCTGCCGAAGATTTAGGTAGTCGGCTAGGCATAAGCCGCTCTACAGCCAGAAGATATTTGGAATATTTGGTATCACAAGGGAAAGTTTGTGCGGATGTTTACTATGGCACGGTAGGTCGTCCCGAACGTGTATATCGTAGTATGCAAATATGA
- a CDS encoding YunC family protein has product MIRLLPITIEQHTVLGVEVLLPKTTLLSISTDHGYIMCGALDVGLLNDRLKDRGIIAGRAVGVRTLEQLLEAPLESVTHSAEQLGIYAGMSGREALLRMT; this is encoded by the coding sequence ATGATTCGTTTGCTGCCCATAACGATTGAGCAACATACGGTACTTGGGGTGGAAGTGCTGCTGCCCAAAACGACCCTATTGTCCATTTCGACGGACCACGGATATATTATGTGCGGAGCACTCGATGTAGGGCTGTTGAATGACCGGCTCAAAGATCGCGGCATTATTGCTGGCCGCGCAGTTGGTGTGCGGACATTAGAACAATTACTTGAGGCTCCCTTAGAGTCGGTGACGCATTCAGCCGAGCAATTAGGCATTTATGCAGGTATGTCAGGAAGAGAAGCACTACTTCGTATGACGTAA
- the sufC gene encoding Fe-S cluster assembly ATPase SufC, translated as MATQFVINGLKATIEGKEILKGINLEMKGGEVHAIMGPNGTGKSTLASALMGHHKYEVTEGTVTLDGEDVLEMEVDERARAGLFLAMQYPSEISGVTNSDFLRSAINVRRGEGNEISLIKFIRQMEGKMKELEMNQEFAHRYLNEGFSGGEKKRNEILQMMMLEPKIVVLDEIDSGLDIDALRIVANGVNAMRNEERGFLIITHYQRLLDYIKPDFVHVMMQGRIVKSGGPELAERLEAEGYDWVKEELGITDETVGQDA; from the coding sequence ATGGCAACTCAATTCGTCATAAATGGTTTGAAAGCAACCATTGAAGGTAAAGAAATTTTGAAAGGTATTAACCTTGAAATGAAAGGCGGCGAGGTGCACGCAATCATGGGCCCGAATGGTACGGGTAAAAGTACACTTGCGTCCGCTTTGATGGGGCACCATAAATATGAAGTAACTGAAGGTACAGTAACATTGGACGGCGAAGATGTGTTGGAAATGGAAGTGGATGAGCGCGCACGTGCTGGTCTGTTCTTGGCTATGCAATATCCGAGCGAAATTTCCGGTGTAACGAACTCCGACTTCTTGCGCAGCGCGATCAATGTGCGTCGCGGTGAAGGCAACGAGATCTCTTTGATCAAGTTCATTCGTCAAATGGAAGGCAAAATGAAAGAGCTTGAGATGAACCAAGAATTCGCACACCGTTACTTGAATGAAGGCTTCTCCGGTGGTGAGAAGAAGCGTAACGAAATTTTGCAAATGATGATGCTGGAACCGAAAATCGTCGTTCTTGACGAAATCGACTCCGGTTTGGACATCGATGCTCTTCGTATCGTTGCTAATGGCGTAAACGCTATGCGCAATGAAGAGCGCGGCTTCTTGATCATTACGCACTATCAGCGTTTGTTGGACTACATCAAGCCAGATTTCGTTCACGTAATGATGCAAGGACGTATCGTTAAGTCCGGTGGTCCGGAATTGGCAGAGCGTCTTGAAGCAGAAGGTTACGACTGGGTTAAAGAAGAACTCGGTATCACAGACGAGACTGTAGGACAAGACGCTTAG